From a single Pseudobutyrivibrio xylanivorans genomic region:
- a CDS encoding bacteriophage abortive infection AbiH family protein, with product MKTLFIIGNGFDCYGHQLKTKYTDFRRYIINNYPDYNYDYDGLIESTLMPDGDNGYDMDALVGSIISLMDNCAKPDWSELEASAGTIYASSILDRNEQYFHDVDWNDDDKAIRDAIYNNEDISNDITNGFIQLKQLFEEWAFEDLSKIDFSNVKKIRKPSFKDAVFLNFNYTSTLEDLYDIPVKNICHIHGFAKDNQSYILFGHGEEESIHVPADYFGANEAFDSLVHYMRKDTYGAIKRNQKFFNSLTKINKIYSYGFSFSDVDMCYIEEISTRINPQKVRWYFNSHDWKNNKDNIEKIKAYGYKVRKCGRW from the coding sequence ATGAAAACTTTATTTATTATTGGAAATGGGTTTGATTGTTATGGTCATCAGTTGAAAACAAAATATACTGATTTTCGCAGATATATTATTAATAATTATCCAGACTATAACTACGATTATGATGGTCTTATAGAGTCCACTTTGATGCCAGATGGTGATAATGGGTATGATATGGATGCTTTAGTTGGTTCTATCATTTCTCTTATGGATAATTGTGCTAAGCCAGATTGGTCTGAATTAGAAGCATCGGCGGGAACTATATATGCAAGTAGTATTCTCGATCGAAATGAGCAGTATTTTCATGATGTTGATTGGAATGATGATGACAAAGCCATACGGGATGCCATATATAATAATGAAGATATTTCAAATGATATTACAAATGGGTTTATTCAACTAAAACAATTATTTGAAGAATGGGCTTTTGAAGATTTATCAAAAATAGATTTTTCTAATGTAAAAAAGATTCGAAAGCCTTCATTTAAAGATGCAGTATTTTTGAATTTTAATTATACAAGTACCCTAGAAGATTTATATGACATTCCAGTTAAAAATATTTGCCATATTCACGGATTTGCAAAGGATAACCAATCGTATATTCTATTTGGTCACGGAGAAGAAGAATCCATACATGTTCCCGCTGATTACTTTGGTGCAAATGAAGCATTTGATTCGCTTGTTCACTATATGCGTAAAGATACTTATGGCGCGATAAAAAGAAATCAGAAATTTTTCAATTCATTAACTAAAATAAATAAAATATACTCTTATGGTTTTTCTTTTTCTGATGTTGATATGTGCTATATAGAAGAAATATCTACTAGGATTAATCCACAAAAGGTACGTTGGTATTTTAATTCACATGATTGGAAAAACAATAAAGATAACATAGAAAAAATAAAAGCTTATGGATACAAAGTAAGAAAATGTGGCAGGTGGTAG